The Sulfurimonas sp. HSL-1716 sequence ATTTCATTTAGCACCTGCAAAAGCCGCACTGGACAACATCATCAAAAGCATCATAAACAGAACTTTTTTCATAGAATCTCCTTGGAGTCCGGGATAAGTTTCCTCTTTACTGCTGAGCAGATTCCTGCTGTTTTTTGATCTCTTCGCGGACATGGTCCATATCAAGTACTTTTACCTGTTCCATAAGATCTTTCAAACCCTCTTCAGGAAGAGCACCCGCCTGATTAAATACAAGTACCTGCTCTTTTAAGATCATCGTAGTAGGAATCGAACGGATCTGAAAGTGACCTGCCAATCCTTGTTCCTCTTCCGTATTAACTTTAGCAAAAACGATGTCTGGGTATTGCTCCGATACTTTTTCGAAAACAGGTCCAAAAGACTTACAAGGTCCACACCACGGTGCCCAAAAATCTATAATTACTATATCGTTTTGTGTAACGGTTTTATCAAAATTTTCTTGTGTCAATTCAATTGTTGCCAACGGTCATCCTTTTATTTGTGTTAGACCGTACTATACCATATGAAAT is a genomic window containing:
- the trxA gene encoding thioredoxin; protein product: MATIELTQENFDKTVTQNDIVIIDFWAPWCGPCKSFGPVFEKVSEQYPDIVFAKVNTEEEQGLAGHFQIRSIPTTMILKEQVLVFNQAGALPEEGLKDLMEQVKVLDMDHVREEIKKQQESAQQ